A stretch of Synergistales bacterium DNA encodes these proteins:
- a CDS encoding TRAP transporter large permease subunit, whose product MDLFTVSMTLLGLLVLFLGSSVWIGISLFFVGLGGLFLFMSIPDHVIINIMGNVMWNNTSGSTMLALPLFIFMGEILFRSEISGNLFKGLSPWMDAIPGRLIHVNIFASALFAAVSGSSAATTATVGKITLPELSKRNYSRGLCLGSLAGSGTLGFLIPPSMMMLVYGIMADVSIGKLFVGGLIPGLMIAFLFSGYVMARSLMHPEFAPAGTTAPTWGQRIRSLPLLAPVVILVGFVLGSIYAGWATPTEAAAVGVLGSLFFAALSRSLTFDVFRQALMGAVKTSCMIMWIVCGAAFLSVSVGYLGLPRALTEYIGSLNLSPYLLIVILSVMYLFMGCLLDGFSMIVMSLPIALPLVNLAGFDPLWFGIYLVIMIQLAQITPPVGFNLFVINGLVDESIGKIAISALPFFIMLLVITVVLTLFPGIVLYLPSLMVGGG is encoded by the coding sequence ATGGATCTCTTTACGGTTTCAATGACCCTCCTGGGGCTGCTGGTGCTTTTCCTGGGCAGTTCCGTATGGATCGGAATCTCTCTTTTTTTTGTAGGTCTGGGCGGTCTTTTTCTCTTTATGAGCATCCCCGACCACGTGATCATCAATATCATGGGGAACGTGATGTGGAACAATACCAGCGGTTCCACAATGCTGGCTCTGCCCCTCTTCATCTTTATGGGAGAAATCCTCTTCCGGAGCGAGATATCGGGCAATCTGTTCAAGGGGCTCTCGCCATGGATGGACGCAATCCCCGGGCGTCTGATCCACGTGAATATCTTCGCCAGCGCCCTCTTTGCCGCGGTGAGCGGTTCTTCGGCGGCCACCACCGCCACGGTGGGTAAGATCACGCTGCCGGAACTGTCGAAACGCAACTACAGCAGAGGATTGTGTCTCGGCTCCCTTGCCGGTTCCGGAACCCTCGGTTTCCTGATCCCACCCAGCATGATGATGCTGGTCTATGGGATCATGGCCGATGTCAGTATTGGGAAACTCTTTGTCGGCGGCCTTATCCCGGGACTTATGATAGCCTTTCTGTTCAGCGGGTATGTGATGGCCCGAAGCCTTATGCATCCGGAGTTCGCACCGGCAGGCACGACTGCTCCCACCTGGGGACAGCGGATCCGCTCTCTGCCGCTGCTTGCGCCTGTTGTGATACTGGTGGGCTTTGTGCTGGGGAGTATCTACGCCGGCTGGGCCACCCCCACTGAAGCCGCAGCGGTGGGGGTGCTGGGATCGCTCTTCTTTGCGGCCCTGAGCAGAAGCCTGACCTTCGATGTCTTCAGGCAGGCGTTGATGGGCGCCGTCAAGACGAGCTGCATGATCATGTGGATTGTCTGCGGGGCTGCCTTTCTCTCCGTTTCGGTGGGGTACCTCGGGCTCCCCAGGGCGCTCACGGAGTATATCGGTTCGCTGAACCTCTCGCCCTATCTGTTGATTGTGATCCTCTCTGTCATGTACCTCTTTATGGGATGTCTGCTTGACGGCTTCTCCATGATCGTCATGAGTCTCCCCATCGCCCTTCCTCTGGTGAATCTGGCGGGGTTCGACCCCCTCTGGTTCGGGATCTACCTCGTCATCATGATCCAGCTCGCCCAGATCACACCGCCGGTGGGGTTCAATCTCTTTGTCATCAATGGGCTCGTGGACGAGAGCATCGGGAAGATCGCCATCTCGGCCCTGCCCTTTTTCATCATGCTGCTGGTCATCACTGTTGTCCTGACGCTCTTCCCGGGTATCGTACTCTACCTGCCCAGCCTTATGGTGGGGGGAGGCTAG
- a CDS encoding HAMP domain-containing protein: MLGNNVETQLKRIVIGIVLTLVTVLLGTGLYQGYRQRNQEAAAVLQRIRPVVQALSGEAAAPLLSTLEPWWNIDRIQSVSPELYGGELLFTADGKGWLLTLDRKKIWMHLLERNRPLLVVAVIAVLFSLEIVIFWAYGITRPLKRLAWGLDEVSRGNWVAINTGKRTPAEIRQLSRGFNTMVEELREWQQVQRNIARMERLAALGKLVAGVSHEIKNPLASLRIHIELLREYVHDEGREHFSIVEKELDRLNKIVLQLLRFSTNRSPAMQELPLAPLFEWCREILLVRLEEKRVSWNVDVPGSLTVCGEEAQLQQAFLNLSINAIEAMDEGGTLSIRAGRGEGGVAVSFVDTGPGVPLSVRERIFDPFFSTKQYGTGLGLSVTHQIVVDSHGGTIELVPRERGAEFRLTLPRGGAPCGAGMDRG, translated from the coding sequence ATGCTTGGAAACAACGTAGAGACCCAGCTCAAACGGATTGTCATCGGGATTGTGCTGACCCTGGTGACCGTGCTGCTGGGAACAGGCCTGTACCAGGGGTACAGGCAGCGTAACCAGGAGGCGGCGGCGGTGCTGCAGCGCATCAGACCCGTGGTGCAGGCGCTTTCGGGAGAAGCAGCGGCACCGCTGCTTTCGACGCTTGAGCCGTGGTGGAACATCGACCGTATCCAGAGTGTCTCTCCCGAGCTCTACGGTGGGGAACTGCTCTTTACGGCCGACGGCAAGGGGTGGCTGTTGACGCTGGACCGGAAGAAGATATGGATGCATCTTCTGGAGCGGAACCGTCCACTGCTTGTCGTGGCGGTGATCGCCGTTCTCTTTTCTCTGGAGATTGTCATATTCTGGGCCTATGGCATCACCAGACCGCTCAAGCGCCTCGCCTGGGGGCTTGACGAGGTAAGCCGGGGAAACTGGGTGGCGATCAACACGGGAAAGCGGACACCCGCGGAGATCCGTCAGCTGTCGCGGGGCTTCAATACAATGGTCGAAGAGCTCCGCGAATGGCAGCAGGTGCAGCGGAATATCGCCAGAATGGAGCGCCTGGCAGCCCTGGGAAAGCTTGTGGCGGGCGTTTCCCACGAGATCAAGAACCCTCTGGCATCGCTGCGCATCCATATCGAGCTGCTCCGGGAGTATGTCCATGACGAGGGGCGGGAGCACTTTTCCATCGTAGAAAAGGAGCTGGATCGCCTCAACAAGATCGTACTGCAGCTGCTTCGATTCTCTACAAACCGATCTCCAGCCATGCAGGAGCTTCCCCTGGCTCCCCTGTTCGAGTGGTGTCGTGAGATACTGTTGGTCCGGCTGGAAGAGAAGCGTGTCAGCTGGAATGTGGATGTCCCTGGATCCCTGACGGTCTGCGGCGAGGAGGCCCAATTGCAGCAGGCCTTTCTCAATCTCTCGATCAATGCGATTGAGGCGATGGATGAAGGGGGAACGCTTTCGATCAGGGCCGGACGCGGGGAGGGTGGGGTGGCGGTTTCCTTTGTCGATACAGGGCCTGGTGTCCCGCTGTCGGTGCGCGAACGCATCTTTGATCCCTTCTTTTCCACCAAGCAGTACGGGACTGGCCTGGGGTTGAGTGTCACCCACCAGATCGTGGTGGACAGCCACGGCGGCACGATCGAATTGGTTCCCCGGGAGCGGGGAGCGGAGTTCCGCCTTACATTGCCGAGAGGAGGTGCCCCCTGCGGTGCAGGTATGGATCGTGGATGA
- a CDS encoding TRAP transporter small permease, producing the protein MNAIIRCIDRISRLGGVLSGILIVLGTLLVSSEIVARTFLGTTLYISAEYAGYCMAALTALALAYTLQEKGHIRMTFLHTALHGRKRLILDLICYGVGFVFCILLTYATWNFFWDSVVSGTKSMGITETYLAIPQSFLFIGAVMLMLQFVAEFFRDLQKLRRGETENVGEAVQLGR; encoded by the coding sequence GTGAACGCGATCATTCGCTGTATCGACAGGATTTCCAGGCTTGGCGGCGTGCTGTCAGGCATTTTGATTGTGTTGGGGACATTGCTGGTGTCTTCCGAGATTGTGGCGCGGACCTTTCTGGGGACCACGCTCTATATCTCGGCCGAGTACGCAGGCTACTGTATGGCTGCGCTCACCGCACTGGCCCTCGCCTATACGCTGCAGGAGAAAGGCCATATCCGTATGACCTTTCTTCATACAGCCCTTCACGGGAGGAAGCGGCTCATTCTTGATCTGATCTGTTATGGAGTGGGGTTTGTCTTCTGCATCCTTCTGACATACGCAACCTGGAATTTCTTCTGGGATTCCGTGGTGAGCGGGACCAAATCCATGGGTATCACCGAGACCTATCTGGCGATTCCCCAGTCCTTCCTTTTCATCGGCGCGGTGATGCTGATGCTGCAGTTTGTGGCCGAGTTTTTCCGTGATCTTCAGAAGCTCCGCAGAGGCGAGACGGAGAACGTGGGTGAGGCTGTCCAGCTGGGGCGGTAG
- a CDS encoding sodium:solute symporter family protein, with translation MSPVALVAPILAFGCYTLAIIVLTGRGYRWNEDRYHFYLARRNVGLFASICTFGATWMSAASLLGFTMGFYREGWITFFSSVNGWLLGLVPMCFVVFRLRATQALSLPEWVERRYGDRRLRPLTGAALVVAYIFYIVIQFKVFGNIVSRMLEIEHVFVASSLVYLFVLYTTFGGLPSVVRSDILNFALIIGGVTVAAVALMAQVGTSANLPALVQPEQAVVSHSPPTSLVTAVLIIFGWGLGVAANPQYAIRIVSARNTGTALNMLKSVPFLVGWIYLCLTAIALGGKRLLPALAGTPEETFTALSQTALPLYAWILLFLAVIAAAVSTANSQLLLAASSWCHDIFAGWATRGGEELFLLRNRVVIAVIASVALVLSFFPLPGIMILGRYSWAVVALCFLIPLYSPKPHAPKALFPVVCLGLAVHAATIAVFRVMPEVALVPALVAEVVLYVVLARRSA, from the coding sequence ATGAGCCCCGTGGCCCTGGTTGCTCCGATACTGGCCTTCGGATGCTATACCCTGGCGATCATTGTCTTGACGGGGCGGGGGTACAGGTGGAACGAGGATCGGTATCATTTCTACCTTGCCCGGCGCAATGTCGGGCTGTTTGCTTCCATCTGCACCTTCGGCGCCACCTGGATGAGCGCCGCCTCGTTACTGGGTTTCACCATGGGATTCTATAGAGAGGGCTGGATCACCTTTTTCAGCTCGGTCAACGGTTGGCTACTCGGGCTCGTTCCCATGTGCTTTGTCGTCTTCCGACTGCGGGCCACGCAGGCGCTCTCTCTACCGGAATGGGTGGAGCGCCGTTACGGTGACAGGCGGCTCCGCCCTCTCACCGGCGCGGCGCTGGTGGTGGCCTATATCTTCTATATCGTGATCCAGTTCAAGGTCTTCGGCAACATCGTCTCCCGCATGCTGGAGATAGAGCATGTCTTCGTGGCTTCCTCTCTGGTCTACCTCTTTGTTCTCTATACCACCTTTGGTGGGCTTCCTTCGGTGGTACGGAGCGATATCCTCAACTTTGCCCTGATCATAGGCGGTGTCACCGTGGCGGCCGTGGCGTTGATGGCACAGGTCGGGACCAGCGCGAATCTGCCGGCGCTGGTCCAGCCGGAGCAGGCGGTGGTGAGCCACAGCCCTCCCACCTCGCTGGTGACGGCTGTGCTGATCATCTTCGGGTGGGGGCTCGGTGTGGCGGCGAACCCCCAGTATGCGATCCGGATCGTCTCCGCCAGGAACACCGGCACGGCCCTCAACATGCTGAAAAGCGTCCCCTTTCTGGTGGGATGGATCTATCTCTGCCTCACAGCTATCGCTCTGGGCGGGAAACGTCTGCTTCCGGCTCTGGCGGGGACGCCGGAAGAGACCTTTACCGCCCTTTCCCAGACCGCCCTCCCGCTGTACGCATGGATTCTGCTTTTCCTGGCGGTGATCGCTGCGGCGGTAAGTACCGCCAATTCGCAGCTTCTTCTCGCTGCGTCGTCGTGGTGCCACGACATCTTTGCCGGTTGGGCAACCAGGGGGGGAGAAGAGCTTTTTCTCCTCCGGAACAGGGTGGTGATTGCCGTGATCGCCTCGGTGGCACTGGTCCTCAGTTTTTTCCCGTTACCGGGGATCATGATTCTCGGACGGTACAGCTGGGCCGTTGTGGCCCTCTGCTTCCTCATCCCCCTCTACAGTCCGAAGCCGCACGCGCCGAAAGCGCTCTTCCCTGTGGTCTGTCTGGGATTGGCCGTACACGCGGCCACCATTGCCGTGTTCCGCGTGATGCCTGAGGTGGCCCTGGTCCCCGCCCTGGTAGCCGAAGTGGTGCTGTATGTGGTTCTCGCAAGGAGGTCTGCCTGA
- the pxpB gene encoding 5-oxoprolinase subunit PxpB, translating into MSFRITQAGDSCLLVEFEERIAPETNARVHALREAVTRRGLTAVEELVPAYRSLAVYVDPLQMRSWESLRNVLEEIASTVSDSTPGKREGLVLPVLYGGEAGPDLDSVAENAALSPDEVVERHSAATYYCYMLGFTPGFPYLGGMDASIATPRLDSPRTRIPAGSVGIAGAQTGVYPVESPGGWRLIGRTPLALFDPDQSPPTLVQAGMWIRFRPVTREEWEHIDASVRQGVYQPDRFTGTEEEER; encoded by the coding sequence ATGTCCTTCCGGATCACCCAGGCTGGAGACAGCTGTCTCCTCGTCGAATTCGAAGAGCGTATCGCGCCGGAGACCAACGCCAGGGTCCATGCCCTCCGCGAAGCCGTGACCCGTCGGGGCCTCACCGCCGTTGAAGAACTCGTCCCGGCCTACCGTTCCCTGGCGGTCTACGTGGATCCCCTGCAGATGCGTTCCTGGGAGTCTCTGCGAAACGTCCTGGAAGAGATTGCTTCCACTGTTTCCGACTCCACCCCTGGAAAGCGGGAGGGGCTTGTCCTGCCGGTCCTCTATGGCGGGGAGGCCGGGCCCGATCTTGACAGCGTAGCCGAAAACGCCGCGCTCTCCCCTGACGAGGTCGTAGAGCGGCACAGCGCTGCAACCTACTACTGCTACATGCTGGGGTTCACCCCGGGGTTCCCCTATCTCGGCGGGATGGATGCCTCCATCGCCACCCCCCGACTGGACTCGCCCCGCACAAGGATACCGGCGGGCAGTGTGGGGATCGCCGGAGCCCAGACGGGCGTGTATCCTGTGGAGAGCCCCGGCGGGTGGCGGCTGATCGGGCGGACTCCGCTGGCGCTCTTCGACCCCGACCAGTCCCCGCCCACACTGGTACAGGCGGGGATGTGGATCCGTTTTCGTCCGGTGACCCGGGAGGAGTGGGAACACATCGATGCCTCTGTGAGGCAGGGTGTCTATCAGCCCGATCGGTTTACGGGTACCGAGGAGGAAGAGCGATGA
- a CDS encoding TRAP transporter substrate-binding protein: MKRFFALCAVSLLVVGLLAGSAFAATRWNVNSVWPTNNHHTQGLEQYASMVEEATDGELELVVQAGGALGFKGPELLKVVRDGIVPMSDMLVSGVQGDERIFGIVTLPFLVHSFEEGRLLNEIARPYFDKACEEKWNQKILYIAPWPAAGLWTKEKVTSLEDMEGLKTRTYDKNGALVMEAVGATPHPLPFSEVYSSLATGLIDSVLTSTPTAVDAKFWEVLKYFDRINVTMATDMVTVNLRAFNNLDPELQEVLVEKGKEMEEIMWSKVAELDKEKEAICNEHGIVSVPISEEFMNNLTDVTADIRDEWLAKSPEEAKEIYNAFLEEVGRK; this comes from the coding sequence ATGAAACGGTTTTTTGCACTCTGCGCGGTTTCCCTTCTGGTAGTCGGTCTTCTTGCCGGTTCCGCATTTGCGGCGACCCGGTGGAACGTCAACTCGGTATGGCCGACCAATAACCATCACACCCAGGGACTGGAGCAGTACGCTTCTATGGTGGAAGAGGCGACGGACGGTGAACTGGAACTGGTTGTCCAGGCCGGCGGCGCCCTTGGATTCAAAGGCCCCGAGCTGCTCAAGGTGGTCCGCGACGGCATCGTTCCCATGTCGGATATGCTGGTCAGCGGTGTGCAGGGCGACGAGCGGATCTTCGGCATCGTCACCCTCCCCTTCCTGGTCCACAGCTTCGAGGAAGGCCGGCTGCTCAACGAGATCGCCCGTCCCTACTTCGACAAAGCCTGTGAGGAGAAATGGAACCAGAAGATCCTCTACATCGCTCCCTGGCCGGCTGCGGGGCTCTGGACAAAGGAGAAGGTCACCTCCCTGGAAGATATGGAGGGGCTCAAAACCAGGACCTACGACAAAAACGGCGCCCTTGTCATGGAAGCCGTCGGGGCGACCCCCCATCCGCTGCCCTTCAGCGAGGTCTACTCCTCCCTGGCAACGGGGCTGATCGACTCGGTTCTGACCTCCACACCCACCGCAGTGGACGCCAAGTTCTGGGAAGTGCTCAAATACTTCGACCGTATCAATGTGACCATGGCTACCGATATGGTGACCGTCAATCTCCGGGCGTTCAACAACCTTGACCCGGAACTGCAGGAGGTTCTTGTCGAGAAGGGCAAGGAGATGGAAGAGATTATGTGGAGCAAGGTCGCCGAACTGGACAAAGAAAAGGAAGCGATCTGCAACGAGCACGGTATCGTCAGTGTGCCCATCTCCGAGGAATTCATGAACAACCTTACCGATGTGACCGCGGATATCCGCGACGAGTGGCTCGCCAAGTCCCCCGAAGAGGCGAAGGAGATCTACAACGCCTTCCTCGAGGAGGTTGGCAGGAAGTAA
- a CDS encoding sigma-54 dependent transcriptional regulator codes for MQVWIVDDEEHLVRGLRVALEREGHDVTAFHSLSALRAGLSEQMPPHVTLLDVRLPDGDGLDALPHILQAAPWVRVIVMTAFGDSSTVVRSIREGAWNFLDKPFPLEAVKNMVRRAGEALHLSRRVESLSREQTQQLIGSSAALERVWSFLHKVAPHQDVNVLLQGESGAGKEVVARLLHDMAGCSGEFVAINCTAIPESLLEAELFGHKRGAYTGAEQDKEGLISLAGKGTLFLDEIADIPMELQGKLLRFLDSRTYRPLGGMKESRVALRVVCATAGSLEQRVQKGAFREDLYYRISLLPLTIPPLRERGRDVLELARYFRDFFCDKRGRKPFAFTPEVEDVLLSHPWPGNVREMRNLIERIAILKDVEDQFVRLSDLPPDMLEGLPDTRNPGKEDRDVSLVDRVDRYERDLIEGALNGSGGNRTQAAKKLGISRYALLRRLQKYGFA; via the coding sequence GTGCAGGTATGGATCGTGGATGACGAGGAACACTTGGTACGGGGATTGCGTGTGGCCCTTGAACGGGAAGGCCACGATGTCACCGCATTCCATTCTCTCAGCGCCCTTCGGGCTGGGCTGTCCGAGCAGATGCCCCCCCATGTGACACTGCTGGATGTGCGACTGCCCGACGGTGACGGTCTGGACGCACTGCCCCATATCCTGCAGGCGGCACCCTGGGTCCGGGTGATTGTGATGACCGCCTTCGGGGATTCCTCCACGGTGGTCCGTTCGATCCGGGAGGGAGCCTGGAATTTTCTGGACAAGCCCTTCCCTCTGGAAGCAGTCAAGAATATGGTGCGCCGGGCCGGAGAAGCGCTGCATCTCTCCAGAAGGGTCGAGAGTCTCTCCAGGGAACAGACGCAGCAGTTGATCGGATCCTCTGCGGCGCTGGAACGGGTGTGGTCTTTCCTCCACAAGGTGGCGCCGCATCAGGATGTCAATGTGCTGCTCCAGGGTGAGAGCGGCGCAGGCAAGGAGGTCGTCGCCCGCCTGCTGCACGATATGGCGGGCTGTTCCGGCGAGTTTGTGGCTATCAATTGCACGGCCATCCCGGAATCTCTGCTTGAGGCGGAGCTCTTCGGGCACAAACGGGGCGCCTATACGGGTGCCGAACAGGATAAGGAAGGGCTGATCTCCCTTGCCGGAAAGGGGACCCTCTTCCTCGACGAGATTGCCGATATCCCCATGGAACTGCAGGGGAAACTGCTCCGTTTTCTTGATTCCCGGACCTACCGTCCGCTGGGTGGCATGAAGGAAAGCCGTGTGGCCCTCCGTGTCGTGTGCGCCACCGCCGGTTCGCTGGAACAGCGGGTACAGAAGGGGGCTTTCAGAGAGGATCTCTACTACCGGATCTCCCTGTTGCCGCTCACGATCCCGCCCTTGCGGGAACGTGGACGGGATGTCCTCGAGCTGGCGCGCTACTTCCGGGATTTCTTCTGTGATAAAAGGGGCCGCAAGCCCTTCGCCTTCACGCCCGAAGTGGAGGATGTGCTTCTGTCGCACCCCTGGCCGGGGAACGTCAGAGAGATGCGCAATCTCATCGAACGCATCGCCATACTAAAGGATGTGGAGGACCAGTTTGTCCGTCTCTCCGACCTGCCCCCCGATATGCTTGAAGGGCTTCCCGATACCCGGAATCCGGGGAAGGAGGACAGGGACGTCTCGCTGGTAGATCGTGTGGACAGGTACGAACGGGATTTGATCGAGGGAGCCCTCAACGGAAGCGGGGGGAATCGAACCCAGGCCGCGAAGAAACTCGGCATATCGAGGTACGCGCTGTTACGGAGGTTGCAGAAGTATGGCTTCGCCTGA